One Paracoccus methylovorus genomic region harbors:
- a CDS encoding Crp/Fnr family transcriptional regulator produces MRDVDRFTLLAQLEPDIKQRAAAALRWRNYSAGEIIMGPDEDSGDVFFLGSGQIFAVHWTEDGREIIFSAIPETGYFGELMAIDGVRRSLSVYARTTASLAILPGSVFQELMDISPAFRRAVLIDLAKKVRDLTERNYQLTTYSVIDRVKAFILRFAAEASRLQPGDLLPDLPTHAEIAAHIGATREAVSRAFSTLRRKKIITGSRRGLQISDPEALMTPFGTDEDEAFSGCRHPTRPQQADKRNTH; encoded by the coding sequence ATGCGCGACGTCGATCGCTTCACACTGCTGGCCCAGCTTGAACCGGATATCAAACAGCGGGCTGCGGCTGCATTGCGATGGCGCAATTATAGCGCCGGCGAGATCATCATGGGGCCGGACGAAGACAGCGGCGACGTGTTCTTTCTGGGCTCCGGTCAGATATTCGCCGTGCATTGGACGGAAGACGGCCGCGAGATCATCTTTTCCGCGATCCCCGAGACCGGATATTTCGGCGAGCTGATGGCAATCGATGGCGTGCGCCGCTCGTTGTCGGTCTATGCGCGCACGACCGCCAGTCTGGCCATCCTGCCCGGAAGCGTCTTTCAGGAACTGATGGACATCAGCCCGGCTTTCCGCCGCGCCGTCCTGATCGATCTGGCCAAGAAGGTCCGCGACCTGACCGAGCGGAACTATCAGTTGACGACCTATTCTGTCATCGACCGGGTCAAGGCGTTCATCCTGCGCTTCGCGGCCGAAGCCAGCCGTTTGCAGCCCGGCGATCTGTTGCCGGATTTGCCCACCCACGCCGAAATCGCCGCTCATATCGGGGCGACCCGAGAGGCCGTGAGTCGCGCCTTTTCGACACTGAGACGCAAGAAAATCATCACCGGCAGCCGCCGCGGCCTTCAGATCAGTGACCCCGAGGCGCTGATGACGCCCTTCGGCACCGACGAGGACGAGGCGTTTTCCGGGTGCCGGCATCCCACCCGGCCGCAGCAGGCCGATAAAAGAAATACTCATTAA
- a CDS encoding DUF2798 domain-containing protein: protein MDKRTLIIAQILITFMMALSMSGIMSAIGMGLTAEWLHAWPRQFIIAWPIAFILTQATTRVAFPVAFKLRRML from the coding sequence ATGGATAAACGAACCCTGATAATCGCCCAGATCCTCATCACCTTCATGATGGCCCTTTCCATGTCGGGCATCATGTCCGCCATCGGCATGGGACTGACCGCCGAGTGGCTGCATGCCTGGCCCAGGCAGTTCATCATCGCCTGGCCTATCGCTTTCATCCTGACGCAGGCCACCACGCGCGTTGCCTTTCCCGTGGCCTTCAAGCTTCGGCGGATGCTGTAG
- a CDS encoding CopG family transcriptional regulator, whose protein sequence is MRQLRERTPESEKITLNLGFVDLGRIDLLVQEGFYSNRSDFIRTAIRNQLDSHGEVVTRSIQRNTMELGLRDYSRAELEALRDAGEVLHVKVVGLARIAADVTPELATAVIGSITVLGALQAGADVRRALADRIH, encoded by the coding sequence ATGCGTCAGTTACGAGAGAGGACGCCGGAAAGCGAGAAGATCACGCTGAATCTGGGCTTTGTCGATCTGGGCCGGATCGATCTTCTGGTGCAGGAAGGCTTTTATTCGAACCGAAGCGATTTCATCCGCACGGCGATCCGCAACCAGTTGGACAGTCATGGAGAGGTCGTCACCCGCTCGATCCAGCGCAACACGATGGAGCTGGGTTTGCGCGATTACAGCCGTGCGGAACTGGAAGCCCTCCGCGATGCCGGAGAGGTGCTGCACGTCAAGGTCGTGGGGCTGGCGCGTATTGCCGCCGATGTGACGCCGGAGCTGGCCACCGCCGTCATCGGTTCGATCACTGTCCTTGGCGCGCTGCAAGCCGGGGCAGACGTCCGGCGAGCGCTTGCCGACCGTATTCACTAA
- a CDS encoding substrate-binding domain-containing protein has translation MSKPTISDLAKAAGVSVTTVSHAFSGRRHVDPDTRDRIQKLAAQIGYHPSSMARALRSGRTGVIALASSMPFAVAAGPSRLGFLMEIAASAAMSALTRDLALCLIPPHPSVKSYGSVGFDGVILVEPARDDPVVVHFESRKTPVVSIGTVPGRPDIPAVDIRSAETATLLLEHLAQQGARRIAGVIGSSARSSQIEAEQAWLSFAERRGGQAALLRLDEAEGEDIGYREALRLLRDDPGIDGLFASVDAFASGAVRAARDLGRAIPGQLRIVTRYDGLRAKLSQPPLTAVDLHLPMVAEAAVQLLFDRIEGTGRTVMADLPELVIRRSSAAEP, from the coding sequence TTGAGCAAACCGACGATCTCGGATCTGGCAAAGGCGGCGGGGGTGTCGGTCACGACCGTTTCGCACGCGTTCAGTGGTCGCAGACATGTCGATCCCGACACGCGGGACCGTATTCAGAAGCTTGCCGCCCAGATCGGCTATCACCCCAGCAGCATGGCGCGGGCGCTGCGCAGCGGGCGGACCGGGGTGATCGCGCTGGCCTCATCGATGCCCTTCGCCGTTGCCGCCGGGCCATCTCGACTGGGTTTTCTGATGGAGATCGCGGCCTCGGCTGCCATGTCGGCGCTGACCCGCGATCTTGCGCTGTGCCTGATCCCGCCGCACCCTTCGGTCAAAAGCTATGGCTCGGTGGGCTTTGACGGCGTGATACTGGTCGAGCCTGCTCGCGACGACCCGGTCGTGGTGCATTTTGAAAGCCGCAAGACGCCGGTGGTGTCTATCGGCACGGTGCCGGGCCGTCCCGACATTCCCGCCGTCGATATCCGCTCGGCCGAGACGGCGACCCTGCTGCTGGAGCATCTGGCGCAACAAGGGGCCAGACGGATCGCGGGCGTGATCGGCTCCAGTGCCCGGTCGAGCCAGATCGAGGCTGAACAGGCTTGGCTGTCCTTCGCAGAACGTCGGGGGGGGCAGGCTGCGCTGTTGAGACTGGATGAAGCCGAGGGCGAAGACATCGGCTACCGCGAGGCATTGCGGTTGCTGCGGGACGATCCGGGGATCGACGGCCTGTTCGCCTCGGTCGATGCCTTTGCCAGCGGAGCGGTCCGGGCCGCACGAGATCTTGGCCGCGCTATCCCCGGCCAGTTGCGCATCGTCACCCGCTATGACGGCCTGAGGGCCAAGCTGTCCCAGCCGCCCCTGACCGCCGTTGATCTGCATCTACCCATGGTTGCGGAGGCAGCCGTGCAACTGCTGTTCGACCGGATCGAGGGAACCGGCAGAACCGTCATGGCCGATTTGCCCGAACTGGTTATCCGGCGGTCATCGGCGGCAGAACCGTAG
- a CDS encoding extracellular catalytic domain type 1 short-chain-length polyhydroxyalkanoate depolymerase: protein MKPFDIGALRRAIAGARPGAASDLVRRTLAQHGLVGKAENTDAQNPLSAMTDLLNRNVRPAPAVLVPGASLTTNHFTCEAGAREYLTYVPSSALKGITGLIVMLHGCTQTHADFAAGTGMNTLAEQHGFVVAYPQQSRGDNAQSCWNWFSPGDQRRDRGEPAILAGIAAHVAKLHGIQASETFVAGLSAGAAMAVIMGQTYPDIFAGVGVHSGLPFGAAQDVPSAFATMAGTVGASPPRPGDRRATPTIIFQGTTDHTVNPANADRIAQDVLAAGPELTLFDKTSSESNGRRYVRETTTTSDGVALLEYWKIDGLGHAWSGGNPAGSYTDPAGPDASAEMVRFFLQLARKI from the coding sequence ATGAAACCTTTTGATATCGGCGCTCTGCGTCGGGCGATTGCCGGTGCGCGCCCCGGCGCCGCCAGCGATCTGGTGCGCCGCACCTTGGCGCAGCATGGATTAGTGGGGAAGGCCGAGAACACCGACGCCCAAAATCCTCTGTCCGCCATGACTGATCTGTTGAACCGGAACGTCCGCCCCGCTCCAGCCGTGCTGGTGCCCGGCGCCAGCTTGACGACCAATCATTTTACCTGTGAGGCAGGTGCCCGCGAGTATCTGACCTATGTTCCCTCAAGCGCGCTCAAGGGCATCACCGGGTTGATCGTCATGCTGCATGGCTGCACGCAGACCCATGCCGACTTTGCGGCGGGGACCGGGATGAACACCTTGGCGGAACAGCATGGCTTCGTCGTCGCTTATCCACAGCAGTCGCGCGGAGATAACGCTCAATCCTGCTGGAACTGGTTCAGTCCCGGCGACCAGCGGCGCGACCGGGGAGAGCCTGCGATCCTTGCCGGTATAGCTGCGCATGTCGCTAAGCTGCACGGTATCCAAGCCTCGGAAACCTTCGTGGCCGGACTGTCGGCGGGGGCAGCGATGGCGGTGATTATGGGCCAGACCTACCCCGACATCTTCGCGGGGGTGGGGGTCCATTCCGGCCTGCCTTTCGGTGCCGCCCAGGATGTTCCGTCGGCCTTTGCCACGATGGCGGGAACCGTAGGGGCTAGCCCGCCGCGGCCCGGGGACCGCCGGGCGACCCCTACCATAATCTTTCAGGGAACCACCGATCACACCGTCAATCCCGCCAATGCGGATCGGATTGCCCAGGACGTTCTTGCGGCGGGTCCTGAACTGACCCTGTTCGACAAGACCTCCAGCGAGTCGAACGGCCGCAGATATGTCCGGGAAACCACGACGACAAGCGACGGGGTGGCGCTGCTGGAATATTGGAAGATCGACGGATTGGGTCACGCTTGGTCAGGCGGAAATCCTGCCGGCTCTTATACTGATCCGGCCGGGCCGGATGCCAGTGCCGAAATGGTCAGATTTTTCCTGCAGCTTGCACGGAAAATCTAG
- a CDS encoding amidohydrolase family protein — translation MTDLRQFFASAEDVIVVPGRLLLDDGPQRGMAVLLRGGRFGQIGDPAALRSTHPQARVIELPDHLMMPGFIDTHTHMTQSLGKSLVFGEPSEIFRRIWVPLEGSLDEHMVYLSSKLAALECLRGGFTTAVDAGTRSAGHIGKLVDAAREVGLRLVVAQICNDQGGTAQMPEHDEIIRRAEAHLEACQDDPLIHGSLAISIPEVASDAMLRQISAMAAEAGVTFQTHVNEHLVAVERSLVANGRRPLEHLAHIGALGPQTLIAHSTLVTPSELNLLRDTGTAVAYNPVASVWKGNAIAPAMQMRALGIRFGLGTDGTRADGFRLMDAAETLQRAGYGLACGDSSCGGGWLWVDAATRMAADASGLARVTGRITEGLAADFLLVDLNRPEFTPSHDLTWELVRYGNRDQIDAVFTNGRLRLLHGWPVDWDAHALMSEIRELAAPALAAAPIQRIHPTADSLIAARPA, via the coding sequence ATGACCGACCTGCGCCAGTTCTTTGCCTCGGCCGAGGATGTGATCGTCGTGCCCGGGCGGCTGCTTCTGGACGACGGACCGCAGCGCGGGATGGCCGTCCTCTTGCGGGGTGGACGGTTCGGGCAGATCGGCGATCCCGCCGCCCTGCGCTCCACTCATCCGCAGGCGCGGGTGATCGAACTGCCGGATCATCTGATGATGCCGGGTTTCATAGACACCCACACCCATATGACGCAATCACTGGGCAAATCGCTGGTGTTTGGTGAACCGTCCGAGATTTTTCGTCGCATCTGGGTGCCGCTGGAAGGCAGTCTTGACGAGCATATGGTTTACCTGTCGTCGAAACTGGCAGCACTGGAATGCCTGCGCGGCGGCTTTACCACCGCCGTAGATGCCGGGACACGCTCGGCGGGTCATATCGGCAAACTGGTCGATGCCGCACGCGAGGTGGGGCTGAGGCTGGTCGTGGCGCAAATCTGCAACGACCAGGGCGGCACGGCGCAAATGCCTGAACACGACGAGATCATCCGCCGGGCCGAGGCGCATCTGGAGGCCTGTCAGGACGATCCGCTGATCCACGGCTCGCTTGCCATCTCGATCCCCGAGGTGGCCAGCGATGCGATGCTGCGCCAGATCTCGGCCATGGCGGCCGAAGCGGGCGTGACCTTCCAGACCCATGTGAACGAACATCTTGTTGCGGTTGAACGCTCGCTGGTCGCGAATGGGCGCCGCCCGCTGGAGCATCTTGCCCATATCGGCGCGCTTGGCCCGCAGACGCTGATTGCGCATTCGACTCTGGTCACGCCGTCCGAGCTGAACCTGTTGCGCGATACCGGCACGGCGGTCGCCTATAACCCCGTGGCCTCGGTCTGGAAGGGAAATGCGATTGCTCCGGCGATGCAGATGCGGGCGCTTGGCATCCGCTTTGGCCTTGGCACCGATGGCACAAGGGCCGACGGGTTCCGTCTGATGGATGCGGCAGAGACGTTGCAGCGCGCCGGTTATGGCCTTGCCTGCGGCGACAGTTCCTGTGGCGGCGGTTGGCTGTGGGTGGATGCGGCAACGCGGATGGCCGCCGATGCCAGCGGTCTGGCGCGGGTGACGGGCCGCATCACCGAAGGGCTGGCCGCCGATTTTCTGCTGGTGGATCTGAACCGGCCCGAATTCACGCCCTCGCATGACCTGACATGGGAGCTGGTACGCTATGGCAACCGCGACCAGATCGACGCGGTCTTCACCAATGGCAGATTGCGGCTGTTGCACGGCTGGCCGGTGGACTGGGACGCGCATGCCCTGATGAGCGAGATCCGCGAGCTGGCAGCCCCGGCCCTTGCCGCCGCCCCTATCCAGCGGATCCACCCGACGGCGGACAGCCTGATCGCGGCGAGGCCGGCATGA
- a CDS encoding sulfite exporter TauE/SafE family protein — MTLAAFALLSMMVGASAFVQGAVGIGFALIMAPIFGLIDASYLPVTLLILMLPLNFLVAWRERQMIDRRGTSWITAGRFFGAFLGMAVLIALSVRQLEVAVGLFTVLAAVVALLSPPFSPSPSASLGVGLFTGVTETATGIGGPPLALLYQHAPGPVLRSTVATCFLVGEMISLVILAIAGRIGQDQLLAALYLVPAVLIGTGLSRLVHTRINGPALRVAVLTFSIVSGIALILKG; from the coding sequence ATGACGCTTGCGGCTTTTGCCTTGCTGTCGATGATGGTTGGCGCCTCGGCCTTTGTCCAAGGTGCGGTCGGCATCGGGTTTGCGCTGATCATGGCACCGATCTTTGGCCTGATCGACGCCAGCTATCTGCCGGTCACACTGCTGATCCTTATGCTGCCGCTGAATTTTCTGGTCGCGTGGCGAGAGCGGCAGATGATCGACCGGCGCGGAACCAGTTGGATCACGGCCGGGCGCTTTTTCGGAGCCTTCCTTGGCATGGCGGTGCTGATCGCACTGTCCGTGAGGCAATTGGAGGTCGCGGTCGGCCTGTTCACCGTATTGGCCGCCGTTGTCGCGCTGCTGTCGCCGCCATTCTCGCCCAGCCCTTCGGCGTCGCTGGGCGTGGGCCTTTTCACCGGCGTCACAGAAACGGCAACCGGCATCGGCGGCCCCCCTTTGGCGTTGCTGTATCAACATGCCCCCGGACCGGTCTTACGCTCGACCGTCGCCACCTGCTTTCTGGTCGGAGAGATGATCTCGCTGGTGATACTGGCAATCGCAGGTCGCATCGGACAGGATCAATTGCTGGCAGCCCTGTATCTGGTCCCGGCCGTGCTTATCGGCACCGGGCTGTCACGGTTGGTCCACACCCGCATCAACGGCCCGGCGCTGCGCGTGGCGGTGCTGACATTCTCGATCGTCAGCGGCATCGCGTTGATTCTGAAGGGCTGA
- a CDS encoding uracil-xanthine permease family protein: MTSIRDANPTTEPVDTILPFKDLVIYGFQHVLVMAASPITAVFLVAQTLGFNPAQTVSIISATFLVCGLGSILQSFGPAGLGARLPFIMVPGGAPIAIFLAIASQTDVQTAVGAVLMTGVFYFIALPVFRRLLRFFPPIVVGTMLLLVAVNLVKIYGGTITGRPDSENFADPVNVGLALATIALTVIFSRVFTGTMQRISVMLGLIAGTLLAAALGRLDVTGVMDGSIIAVPHLFPFGMPKFDIIASLPLIIFSIISMAEATGQTIATAEIVNRKGDAHAIVPRTIKGDAVMSIIGGVFGTSLIITSGENVGIVRATGVRSRYVTAMAGVLLVIIALLAPVSRLASVLPGPVVGGTAIIVFSIIGVIGIHVLSRVDLRDHGAMFTLASGLAMGLMPILVPGVYSQFPQWSQMILGNGLAMGTITAAVVNALFEFSASKSHETTEQA, from the coding sequence ATGACATCGATAAGGGATGCCAACCCAACAACCGAGCCGGTAGATACCATTCTGCCGTTCAAGGACTTGGTGATTTACGGGTTCCAGCATGTGCTGGTGATGGCCGCGTCGCCGATCACGGCGGTATTTCTGGTCGCCCAGACGCTGGGTTTCAATCCGGCGCAGACTGTATCAATCATCAGTGCGACGTTTCTTGTCTGTGGCTTGGGCTCGATCCTGCAAAGCTTTGGGCCGGCGGGTCTGGGCGCGCGGCTGCCCTTCATCATGGTGCCCGGCGGCGCGCCCATTGCAATCTTTCTAGCCATTGCCAGCCAGACCGACGTGCAGACCGCCGTTGGTGCCGTGCTGATGACCGGCGTGTTCTATTTCATCGCGCTGCCGGTATTTCGGCGCCTGCTGCGCTTCTTTCCGCCCATTGTGGTCGGCACGATGCTGCTGCTGGTGGCGGTGAATCTGGTCAAAATCTATGGCGGGACGATCACCGGACGACCGGATAGCGAGAATTTCGCCGATCCGGTCAACGTCGGGCTGGCGCTGGCGACCATTGCATTGACGGTGATCTTTTCGCGCGTGTTCACCGGCACGATGCAACGCATCTCGGTCATGCTGGGGCTGATCGCGGGCACGCTGCTGGCGGCCGCACTGGGCCGGCTGGACGTGACGGGAGTGATGGACGGGTCGATCATCGCGGTGCCGCATCTGTTCCCCTTCGGGATGCCGAAATTCGACATCATCGCCTCGCTGCCGCTCATCATCTTCTCGATCATCTCGATGGCCGAGGCCACGGGCCAGACCATCGCCACCGCCGAGATCGTGAACCGCAAGGGCGACGCCCATGCCATCGTTCCGCGCACCATCAAGGGCGACGCAGTCATGTCGATCATAGGCGGCGTATTTGGCACCTCGCTGATCATCACCTCGGGCGAGAATGTGGGTATCGTCCGGGCCACCGGGGTCCGCTCGCGCTATGTCACGGCGATGGCCGGAGTGCTCCTTGTCATCATCGCGCTTCTCGCACCGGTATCGCGACTGGCCAGCGTCCTGCCCGGCCCGGTGGTCGGCGGCACCGCCATCATCGTCTTTTCGATCATCGGCGTCATCGGCATTCATGTGCTAAGCCGGGTCGATCTGCGGGACCACGGCGCGATGTTCACGCTGGCCTCGGGGCTGGCAATGGGATTGATGCCGATCCTTGTGCCGGGTGTTTACAGCCAATTTCCGCAATGGTCACAGATGATCCTGGGCAATGGGCTGGCCATGGGCACCATCACGGCGGCGGTCGTCAACGCCCTTTTCGAATTCAGCGCATCCAAATCCCATGAAACCACGGAGCAAGCATGA